In Humulus lupulus chromosome 7, drHumLupu1.1, whole genome shotgun sequence, the following are encoded in one genomic region:
- the LOC133792260 gene encoding uncharacterized protein LOC133792260 yields MSLKEKDVKRLVTLDLLQMVGLVPCDQDLAVDSTTGENDTPDRSTGGLELVTGRPSPGPSPLSHRSGDLVIREPDPQRRSTIPAQPGKGKAIQVEGELSSSSDDKDEFLDQIFNADSDMFREVASKRKTGDGSGSMPPQKIQKVVPPSQGRQPGGPTTLPPLTPSSLPPSASLTPTHQGSSSEIFRAVSDLGKGLLEDIGRDASTLQSLDSYPRLSVEVVLKRGLTQLMKSLVTIGHAQLRAVDYKELIKVQDDQLVEARSKLEQAERTIAERDEFLKKQAQNNASLTTQLEKQSLDIKELVRDNERLISENEELKQEKELDLIRFEEASFDCFYRVWKLNKPLNLDCFSKEAQAEDLARCEARAAEEAANPPAFTPACSALSFRARGAADAEEGVDQPSRGARL; encoded by the exons atgagtcttaaggagaaggatgtgaaaaggTTGGTCACGCTGGACCTTCTCCAGATGGTGGGTCTGGTGCCATGTGACCAGGATCTGGCGGTGGACAGTACTACCGGGGAGAACGACACTCCTGATCGGTCTACTGGGGGCCTGGAGCTAGTGACTGGTCGGCCCTCTCCCGGGCCTTCTCCGCTTTCTCACAGATCTGGCGACCTAGTCATTAGAGAGCCTGATCCTCAGCGTAGATCTACTATTCCCGCTCAAcctgggaaaggaaaagctatccaggttgaaggggaacttagctcatcctcggaTGACAaggatgagttccttgatcagatcttcaacgcag attcagacatgttcagagaagttgcttcaaagaggaaaactggtgatggaagtggctctatgcctccacagaagattcagaaggtagtaccgccaagtcaagggaggcaacctgggggaccgactacacttccgccattgaccccctcttcccttcctccttctgcgagcctaactcctactcaccagggtagttCGAGTGAGATTTTTCGTGCTGTTAGCGACCTGGGCAAGGGGCTTCTTGAGGATATTGGCCGTGATGCATCGACGCTTCAAAGCCTAGACTCCTACCCTCGACTTAGTGTCGAAGTTGTCTTGAAGAGAGGACTCACTCAATTGATGAAG tcacttgtcaccattggtcatgctcagcttcgagccgtagattacaaggagttgatcaaggtgcaggacgatcaactggtggaggccaggtccaagctggagcaagcagagagaactATAGCTGAACGGGACGAGTTTCTCAAAAAGCAGGCTCAAAACAATgcttccttgacaactcaattggagaagcaatccctcgatattaaagagttagttcgagacaatgagaggttgatcagcgagaacgaagagctgaagcaagaaaaagagcttgacttgattcgctttgaggaggccagttttGACTGTTTTTATAGGGTCTGGAAGTTGAACAAGCCTCTTaatcttgattgtttctccaaggaGGCCCAGGCAGAGGAtcttgccagatgtgaagcaagggccgctgaagaagctgccaatcctcctgcgTTCACCCCTGCCTGCTCTGCTttatcattccgagcgagaggagcagctgATGCAGAGGAGGGAGTCGATCAACCCTCTAGAGGAGCTCGCCTGTGA